In the genome of Asterias amurensis chromosome 16, ASM3211899v1, one region contains:
- the LOC139949269 gene encoding mediator of RNA polymerase II transcription subunit 24-like — protein sequence METIQQRCLSMKELLLKAWRERWTDVQWSTQMKQILPPGVSGDNYKLADMILTQAFVGPNPNSLMLSYLKHVIVSQVVSHSAVFNSISDHDTICITRPYCMKSLMEIFSGCVNKINCQGSMEDCLNLCQSFLQVIQWLLHSIALILEKMPELRDLQVMATNLDIISEILRITCLSRVNKIFLFIAKLEDEGTWTEMEETIDSIKVTLSATQSQSQPGQQTRGGSSQVDQLLNAPRTTSNQNANKKDKGDRATTESIRERLERSLTDVLKIAQLETNHSAYTNTIELKSMSTSIGIMTFMEAALNVTSDLQPFVDQLLLVEQLQDLPRASIYLELCHASLLGLIDLSDPSDELKWLAFTFIKLPLILTRLKQNPSLSDSTDVNTHFLSCFEQLLRFNVLIDRADTKHNCDCMQQLLPQCCKLGLLTETQVRELLASRSVTRKASVHCRSTGHVSHDSPPQLPNATLVIRAETTSTSILKNMDMDYSKNPDDLLGVLGHMMSGKSFELIIAALATTGKLKKFTAKLIKFNEQACKQTLVEVSKGSQVRAALFDISFLMLCHIAQLYGTEMVTSNGGDSLFETWVQQCLPDDNGAKPLGSFPAIDPAKGDILLGQYNSSMDLKTMQTRWNEVIDTMPYIMQEVLFAWENGAINVDQIQKLVDSLKSKLCCLPICCVAWLCSHIAVIASTERNRPLSLLQIICSPSTSQFGVPLQIYDNERNAMMKIIIKKMCSSSTSTNTLAHANKDVPTLPLTTPSTQVLSSIFREIMDKGCVDRRTLSLVDQLINCGGVLWFCRGVVLEICSLHCKNELTMAVEVAFALFQVDIEQLTLTLIRKVLPRILADPLNFEKLSNPRGHALAKLTVWCIAATLTSHTSSRDTKSKESPFRMLRGRKRSRGDLDREDSSVLKDEVRPSKIRRLLSPGDEDGSGSNLTGSVSYSTGFLVAQTQQQLNEPFPKAIVSLLQLCSSVMCSSMIGPRTEFVISLMIEITQCGEHISSGILQFAPITMMTQMLNTSSGPHLLDLALAVGRVDSIVARRLAAKALCQYSKSGRL from the exons ATGGAGACGATACAGCAAAGATGTTTATCAATGAAGGAACTATTACTGAAGGCATGGAGAGAACGTTGGACAGATGTACAATGGAGTACACAAATGAAGCAGATCTTACCACCAGGAGTGTCAGGAGATAATTATAAACTAGCGG ataTGATCTTGACCCAGGCTTTTGTTGGACCCAATCCTAACAGCCTAATGCTGTCTTATCTCAAACATGTGATAGTATCTCAG GTAGTCTCCCATTCAGCCGTTTTTAACTCGATCAGTGATCATGACACAATATGCATAACAAGGCCGTATTGTATGAAGAGCTTGATGGAGATTTTCTCAGGATGTGTCAACAAAATCAA CTGCCAAGGCTCAATGGAAGATTGTTTGAATCTATGTCAGTCCTTTCTACAAGTCATCCAATGGCTTCTTCATTCTATTGCCCTCATACTAGAGAAGATGCCTGAGTTAAGAGATCTACAAGTCATGGCCACCAATCTAGACATCATCAGCGAAATATTACGCATTACTTGTTTGAGTCGAGTCAATAAGATATTTCTGTTTATTGCTAAACTTGAAGATGAAG GTACATGGACTGAGATGGAAGAGACTATTGATTCTATCAAAGTTACTTTAAGTGCAACTCAGTCACAGTCACAACCAGGACAACAAACTAGAG GTGGTAGTAGTCAAGTGGACCAGCTTCTCAATGCTCCAAGGACAACCTCCAATCAGAATGCTAATAAGAAAGATAAAGGAGATAGAGCAACTACTGAATCAATACGAGAACGGCTGGAGAGGAGTCTAACTGATGTTCTTAA AATAGCTCAACTAGAAACCAATCACAGTGCGTACACTAATACCATTGAATTGAAGTCAATGAGTACTAGTATTGGTATTATGACCTTCATGGAAGCAGCTCTTAATGTTACCAGCGACCTACAACCGTTCGTGGATCAATTACTACTAGTGGAACAACTACAG GATCTACCTAGAGCTAGTATATACCTTGAGTTATGTCATGCTAGTCTACTTGGATTGATTGATCTATCCGACCCGAGTGATGAACTGAAATGGCTGGCGTTTACATTCATCAAG CTACCCCTGATCCTCACTCGGTTGAAGCAgaatccatcactcagtgattcTACAGACGTCAATACTCATTTCCTGAGTTGCTTTGAGCAGTTACTCAGATTCAATGTATTGATTGATCGGGCAGATACCAAACACAA CTGTGATTGTATGCAACAGTTACTGCCGCAATGTTGTAAGCTTGGATTACTAACGGAAACACAAGTCAGAGAGTTACTGGCATCAAG ATCAGTAACTCGTAAAGCATCGGTACATTGTCGATCTACAGGTCATGTGTCTCATGATTCACCACCACAGTTACCTAATGCGACACTAGTCATCAGGGCTGAAACAACATCAACTAGTATATTGAAG AATATGGACATGGATTACTCCAAGAATCCCGATGATTTACTTGGAGTTCTTGGTCACATGATGTCTGGAAAGAGTTTTGAATTGATCATTGCTGCTCTAGCTACCACTGGAAAACTCAAAAAGTTTACTGCAAAACTTATCAA ATTCAATGAGCAAGCCTGTAAGCAGACACTGGTAGAGGTCAGTAAAGGATCCCAAGTCCGAGCAGCATTGTTTGATATATCCTTCTTGATGTTATGTCATATTGCTCAGCTGTATGGAACAGAG ATGGTGACATCTAATGGTGGCGATTCCCTATTTGAGACATGGGTGCAGCAGTGTTTACCGGATGATAACGGAGCTAAACCTCTCGGTTCATTCCCTGCTATTGACCCAGCAAAGGGAGATATACTCCTAGGGCAATATAACTCCAGTATGGACCTCAAGACAAT GCAGACACGTTGGAATGAAGTGATTGATACAATGCCTTATATTATGCAAGAAGTGTTGTTTGCCTGGGAGAATGGTGCTATTAATGTGGATCAAATACAA AAACTAGTTGACAGTCTGAAAAGTAAGTTATGCTGTCTTCCCATCTGTTGTGTGGCCTGGTTATGTAGCCACATTGCTGTGATTGCATCTACTGAGCGTAATAGACCCCTCAGCTTACTACAGATTATTTGCTCTCCCAGCACTAGTCAGTTTGGAGTACCACTACAAATCTATGACAATGAACG AAACGCCATGATGAAAATCATTATCAAGAAAATGTGCAGCAGCAGCACCAGCACAAACACACTAGCTCATGCCAACAAAGACGTCCCAACCTTACCACTAACCACCCCTTCAACTCAAGTGTTGTCATCCATCTTCAGAGAGATTATGGATAAGGGTTGTGTTGATAGGAGGACCCTCTCTTTGGTGGATCAGTTGATTAATTGTGGGGGTGTTCTGTGGTTTTGCAGAGGAGTGGTGCTTGAGATTTGTTCTTTACATTGTAAGAATGAGCTTACTATGGCAG TTGAAGTTGCATTTGCCCTGTTCCAAGTGGACATAGAGCAGTTGACATTGACGCTGATTCGTAAGGTTCTGCCACGTATTCTAGCCGATCCACTCAACTTTGAGAAGTTGAGTAATCCTCGAGGTCATGCTCTAGCTAAGTTGACAGTGTGGTGTATTGCGGCAACGCTGACCAGTCATACAAGCTCAAGAG ATACCAAGTCTAAAGAGAGTCCATTTAGGATGCTGAGAGGTCGTAAGAGAAGCAGAGGAGATCTAGATAGAGAG GATTCAAGTGTCTTAAAAGATGAAGTGAGGCCATCAAAGATAAGACGATTATTGAGTCCAGGGGATGAAGACGGCTCAGGAAGTAATCTTACAG GGTCAGTGAGTTACAGCACTGGATTTCTTGTTGCTCAGACTCAACAACAATTGAATGAACCATTTCCTAAAGCAATAG TATCGTTATTGCAGTTATGTTCATCAGTGATGTGTAGCAGTATGATAGGACCCAGGACTGAGTTTGTTATATCTCTCATGATAGAAATCACTCAGTGTGGTGAACATATTAGTTCAGGCATACTCCAGTTTGCACCTATTACTATG ATGACTCAGATGTTGAATACTTCCAGTGGTCCACATCTTCTAGATCTTGCTTTAGCTGTTGGACGTGTTGATAGTATTGTAGCTCGGAGACTTGCTGCTAAAGCATTATGTCAATACAGTAAAAGTGGACGTCTCTAA